In one window of Candidatus Scalindua sp. DNA:
- a CDS encoding HEAT repeat domain-containing protein, whose translation MKISRILYLFNVMSILLITPLFGGSSSELFDKSTAGGNCISENGEECRFTQEQKRDFSSYYKHLATANIKKFNVRVVRPNGKGDIVDIFDGKEIVNPLQRVMERDGCRVIDYSIISSTLGKQMSSLSRKDLCLQRKNLRSRSAIERGLAIVLLGEAGSQAAFAVPDIIKLMGDNTDLLKEEGPFDELWPIYYSEIREEKKWPPTINSVCAWAIMKIGEPAEESLIVALNDDDWRVKRYAAELLGNMKVACAVEPLISLLNDRNWLLQEYAIKALRNITEEDSRERQRVKYDIKPLISVLKDRDEDLGIRCEAAKSLGMIGDSKAVEPLIALLDDWQLSFSLREDIVVALGNIKDVRAVGHLLIALNDFFTRDAAAEALKKITGKDFMIR comes from the coding sequence ATGAAAATTTCAAGAATTTTGTATCTTTTCAATGTTATGTCCATTCTCTTAATCACACCTCTATTTGGCGGCAGTAGCAGTGAATTGTTTGACAAGTCTACGGCTGGAGGAAATTGCATATCTGAAAATGGAGAGGAGTGCAGATTTACTCAAGAACAAAAAAGAGATTTTTCCTCATATTATAAACACCTTGCGACAGCAAATATAAAAAAGTTTAATGTAAGGGTTGTAAGGCCAAATGGGAAGGGAGATATAGTAGATATTTTTGATGGAAAAGAGATAGTAAATCCTCTACAGAGGGTGATGGAAAGAGATGGCTGCCGGGTTATTGATTACTCAATCATTTCATCTACTCTGGGTAAGCAAATGAGCAGTTTGTCTCGTAAAGATCTGTGCCTGCAAAGGAAAAATCTCCGTTCTCGTTCTGCTATCGAGAGAGGGCTTGCAATTGTCCTTCTGGGAGAAGCAGGATCTCAAGCAGCATTTGCTGTACCTGACATTATTAAGTTAATGGGTGATAATACAGATTTATTGAAAGAAGAAGGACCATTTGATGAATTGTGGCCAATCTATTATAGTGAGATCAGAGAGGAGAAGAAATGGCCACCAACAATCAATAGCGTGTGTGCGTGGGCGATTATGAAAATAGGAGAACCGGCGGAAGAATCTCTTATCGTGGCATTAAATGATGATGACTGGCGTGTAAAAAGATATGCGGCTGAGTTGCTTGGAAATATGAAGGTTGCATGCGCTGTCGAACCATTGATTTCTCTTTTAAATGACAGGAACTGGCTTTTGCAGGAATATGCAATAAAGGCGTTAAGGAATATAACTGAAGAAGACTCAAGAGAGAGGCAGAGAGTGAAATACGATATCAAACCACTGATCTCAGTCCTGAAAGATAGAGATGAAGATTTAGGGATTCGATGTGAGGCTGCAAAGTCCTTGGGTATGATTGGCGATAGCAAAGCGGTAGAACCTTTGATAGCTCTCCTGGATGATTGGCAATTATCTTTCAGTCTCCGTGAAGATATTGTGGTTGCACTCGGCAATATTAAGGACGTCCGAGCTGTAGGTCATCTTCTCATCGCTTTGAATGATTTTTTTACCAGAGATGCAGCTGCGGAGGCATTAAAGAAGATAACGGGTAAGGATTTTATGATACGGTAG
- a CDS encoding DUF362 domain-containing protein encodes MDKFTTRREFVKGLCTSTLLGGVLPPIPFYPDLIRDDGDHNSDLRTKLNPLSLVVDIKSRNSIVKNLTPDISIVKGMLSAGITSLTGTQTPEKAWASLFSKEERIGIKINGLGSNTLIGNYQICWAIVDALKAIGVPENNIIVWDQYQHHLLSSGFRLNTSFKGVKIYATDGGEGPEALDSGSSLKEYDSGYGAVRISRILTQEVDSLINLCLLKDHGLAGVSVALKNISHGVISHPDNFHDDSCDPFIAAINSIPEIRNKIKLHICNGIRGLYEGGPMPQKRYLWDYNGIMLSKDPVAMDTIGMNIIEEKRREKNLPSLFNRANVPKHIETAAKSGLGTNKTELIDRKLILI; translated from the coding sequence ATGGATAAATTTACCACCCGCAGAGAATTTGTGAAAGGCTTGTGTACAAGCACTCTTTTAGGAGGTGTATTGCCTCCGATACCATTCTACCCTGACCTGATAAGAGACGATGGAGACCATAATTCAGACCTGAGAACCAAATTAAATCCATTATCCCTTGTTGTTGATATCAAGAGCAGGAACAGCATTGTTAAGAATCTCACCCCTGACATCTCGATTGTTAAGGGGATGCTGAGCGCCGGAATAACCTCGCTCACCGGCACACAGACTCCGGAAAAAGCATGGGCCTCATTATTTTCCAAAGAAGAAAGGATCGGCATAAAGATAAATGGTCTCGGTTCCAATACGCTTATTGGTAATTATCAAATCTGCTGGGCAATCGTTGACGCCCTTAAAGCGATCGGCGTTCCAGAAAACAATATCATTGTATGGGACCAATACCAGCACCATTTGTTATCATCCGGCTTTCGGTTAAACACCTCTTTTAAAGGGGTAAAGATTTATGCCACTGATGGAGGAGAAGGACCTGAAGCCCTTGACTCAGGGAGTTCTCTCAAAGAGTACGACAGCGGTTATGGGGCAGTCAGAATAAGCAGGATCCTGACACAAGAAGTAGATTCACTCATAAACCTCTGTCTGTTGAAAGACCACGGTCTTGCCGGTGTCAGTGTTGCGCTGAAAAACATATCCCACGGTGTAATCAGCCACCCGGACAATTTCCATGATGATTCATGCGACCCCTTCATAGCAGCCATAAACTCTATACCGGAAATCAGGAACAAGATCAAACTGCACATATGTAACGGCATTCGAGGATTATACGAAGGGGGCCCCATGCCGCAGAAACGGTATCTATGGGATTATAACGGAATCATGTTGAGTAAAGATCCCGTAGCTATGGACACAATCGGCATGAACATTATTGAAGAAAAGAGAAGAGAAAAGAATCTCCCCTCCCTCTTTAACCGTGCGAACGTTCCAAAACATATTGAGACTGCTGCCAAATCTGGTCTTGGAACAAATAAAACAGAATTAATCGATCGCAAATTGATCCTGATATAA
- a CDS encoding putative Na+/H+ antiporter: MVKITRVAVLFFVIILALPDILIAGDKAHGIETPFPLKLESYQDEHLSSLGQILIHRIHADPLNLVVSLLFACAIFHTFFTGKFRKYAHKLEDRHRKNRKNQEKSLQYTGEVVEEVSFFSELLHFFAEVEVVFGLWVIPVFWIIAYRYGMDNSISYIANINYTEPLFVVVVMTLAATRPIVRLSEKFLCKIARLGNGSPASMWFTVLTVGPVLGSLITEPAAMTISALILAKQFYARKPSAKFAYATLGLLFVNISVGGTFSHFSAPPVLMVAGKWNWDFSFMVSHFGYKAIIGIVASNLLYYFVFRREFSRLDKLENLADSKLLIKWDMRDDSVPLGVTMAHIFFMIWTVYFAHYPPLFISGFLCFLGFAKATGHHQNRTDLKPALLVGFFLAGLVVHGGLQKWWISPILGSFGEVPLMLGSTVLSAFNDNASITFLSSLVPTLTDSMKYAVVAGAVTGGGLTVIANAANPAGQSILQKFFPEGVSPLGLLAGAIAPTLIMGCILMFLG, from the coding sequence TTGGTAAAGATAACCCGGGTAGCAGTACTTTTCTTTGTAATTATCTTGGCTTTACCTGATATTTTAATAGCTGGAGATAAAGCACACGGTATTGAAACTCCATTTCCCCTTAAACTGGAGAGTTATCAGGATGAGCATCTGTCATCATTAGGTCAGATCTTAATACACAGGATCCACGCCGACCCATTAAACCTGGTTGTTTCTCTTTTGTTTGCCTGTGCCATCTTTCACACTTTTTTTACGGGGAAGTTTAGGAAATATGCGCACAAGCTTGAAGATCGACATAGAAAAAACAGGAAAAATCAGGAAAAGAGTCTTCAATATACGGGTGAAGTAGTGGAAGAGGTGAGTTTTTTTTCTGAACTTTTGCACTTTTTTGCAGAGGTGGAGGTTGTTTTTGGACTTTGGGTGATACCCGTTTTCTGGATAATTGCCTATCGTTATGGTATGGATAATTCAATTTCCTATATTGCTAATATTAATTATACAGAACCGCTTTTTGTGGTAGTTGTTATGACATTGGCTGCTACCAGGCCCATAGTCAGGCTCTCGGAAAAGTTCCTTTGCAAGATCGCCAGATTAGGGAATGGCTCTCCCGCATCAATGTGGTTTACTGTCTTAACGGTAGGTCCTGTTCTCGGTTCCCTCATAACCGAACCGGCGGCAATGACAATTTCTGCCCTTATTTTGGCCAAGCAATTTTACGCGAGAAAACCAAGTGCAAAATTTGCTTATGCCACCTTGGGTCTTTTATTCGTCAACATATCGGTCGGTGGTACTTTTTCCCATTTTTCAGCTCCGCCTGTGCTGATGGTTGCCGGGAAGTGGAATTGGGATTTTTCCTTTATGGTTTCTCATTTTGGATACAAAGCCATCATCGGAATTGTTGCTTCGAATCTCTTATATTATTTTGTTTTCAGGAGAGAATTTAGCAGACTCGATAAGCTGGAAAATCTGGCAGATTCCAAGCTTCTGATTAAATGGGATATGAGAGATGATTCTGTCCCTTTAGGGGTGACAATGGCTCATATCTTTTTCATGATCTGGACGGTCTATTTTGCCCACTATCCACCTCTCTTTATTTCCGGATTTCTCTGTTTTCTTGGATTTGCAAAGGCTACCGGACATCATCAAAACCGGACGGACTTAAAACCCGCGTTGCTCGTAGGGTTTTTTCTGGCAGGTCTGGTAGTTCACGGAGGATTGCAGAAATGGTGGATCTCGCCTATTCTTGGAAGTTTTGGTGAAGTGCCTCTTATGTTAGGGTCCACTGTACTGTCAGCCTTTAACGACAATGCATCCATTACATTTTTGAGTTCTCTGGTTCCAACCTTAACGGATAGCATGAAGTATGCAGTTGTTGCAGGTGCGGTGACGGGTGGAGGATTAACGGTTATTGCAAACGCTGCAAATCCTGCAGGGCAGTCGATTTTACAAAAATTCTTCCCTGAAGGTGTTTCTCCATTAGGTCTTCTGGCAGGTGCTATTGCGCCAACCCTAATTATGGGGTGTATCCTTATGTTTCTTGGTTGA
- a CDS encoding universal stress protein has product MISRILLAVDCEFDKQALLAEVSAVAAGAGAQITLLGILDQPPDDPETKAAVSNIHKWATAAQFQDLEALAVEITDKGIPVVVKQSNGKPYEEIIREASKNRYDLIMKPAQREGRKLEFLFGSTDMQLFRMSPSPIWIFKPTSANRLSQIMIAVDLLAFDEEKSALADKVLRLGKHISDLVGARLHVVHTWDFKWEHTLHGQAVSTRAIDSLVLTLKQRHRRWLDEALETNNLKRDEITEHFHKGDAKEILPMITRDQKIDLLVMGTVGRTGIPGFFIGNTADSVLRQVSCSVLAIKPDGFRSPVKID; this is encoded by the coding sequence ATGATTTCGAGAATTCTACTGGCCGTCGACTGCGAATTCGACAAACAGGCCCTGTTGGCTGAAGTTTCTGCGGTAGCCGCAGGGGCGGGCGCTCAGATTACCTTGTTGGGCATATTGGACCAGCCACCGGATGACCCGGAAACCAAGGCCGCAGTGTCGAATATCCACAAGTGGGCAACAGCGGCACAGTTTCAGGATTTGGAAGCGCTGGCGGTAGAAATCACAGACAAGGGCATCCCGGTGGTAGTCAAACAAAGTAACGGAAAGCCGTACGAGGAGATTATCCGCGAAGCGAGTAAGAACAGGTACGACCTGATCATGAAACCCGCTCAGAGAGAGGGCAGAAAACTGGAGTTTTTGTTCGGCAGTACGGACATGCAGCTCTTTCGCATGTCCCCGAGCCCGATATGGATATTCAAGCCGACATCGGCGAACAGACTGAGCCAAATCATGATAGCCGTCGATCTGCTTGCGTTTGACGAGGAGAAAAGCGCTCTTGCGGATAAGGTATTGCGTTTGGGTAAGCACATTTCAGACCTTGTCGGAGCCAGGCTTCACGTCGTACATACGTGGGATTTCAAATGGGAGCACACCCTGCACGGTCAAGCAGTATCGACAAGAGCTATCGATAGTTTAGTCCTGACACTGAAACAAAGGCATCGACGCTGGTTGGATGAGGCGCTTGAAACCAATAACTTGAAGAGGGATGAGATTACTGAGCATTTTCACAAAGGCGATGCAAAGGAAATATTACCCATGATCACACGTGATCAGAAAATCGACTTACTGGTAATGGGCACGGTGGGACGAACTGGAATTCCAGGCTTTTTCATTGGAAACACAGCTGACTCGGTTCTGCGTCAGGTAAGCTGTTCGGTACTAGCGATCAAGCCAGACGGCTTTCGAAGCCCGGTCAAGATCGACTAA
- a CDS encoding isoamylase: MNTSNAWDQIEGSPFPLGAIWVEQDDAINFAIYSRHAHVVQLLLYSQTDFVNPLLEYSLDYLKNKSGPIWHCRISGEAAQEAWYYAYRVDGPAPQAGYDYHNFDFAKILLDPCARSVFFPDAFSRDAAIRPGSNAGQAALGVLPTRICPIDWQADRPPRHCNDLVIYELHVKGFTQHESSGVSDTHRGTFPGIIDKIPYLVELGITAVELMPVFQFDPDENNYWGYMPLNFYSPHHAYSTSPEACVQQTEFCEMVRSLHAVDIEVILDVVYNHTCEGDHLGPIYSFKGIDNSSAYMTTGNPDAPFANYSGTGNTLHTANRSMRRYIVDSLRYWDKHLHVDGFRFDLASVFTRNSNGSINLDDPPIINEIGTNADLINNRLIAEPWDAGGEFQLGQKFPGQRWMQWNAHYRDTLQKFVRGDGGLVGDLMTRLYGSDDLFPDDLMHALQPVLSVNYITSHDGFTLYDLVSYNQKRNWANGEENRDGADQSSWNCGWEGDKDVPPEITQLRKQQIRNFFCLLMLSNGTPMFRMGDEFMQTQGGNNNPYNQDNETSWLDWDMQSKNEEMFQFVKNLIAFRKLHPSISRSRYWREDIKWYGTGRLVDMSFESRQLAYCLHGASQNDIDLYVMINASPHPVRFGIQEGTPGTWQLAIDTSSSRSSQAIDTTSYEVAPRSIVVLTT; encoded by the coding sequence ATGAACACATCCAACGCGTGGGATCAAATCGAAGGATCGCCCTTTCCACTCGGCGCGATCTGGGTAGAACAAGACGATGCGATCAACTTCGCGATCTACTCGCGACACGCCCACGTTGTCCAATTGCTGCTCTACAGCCAAACTGATTTCGTAAATCCTCTGCTCGAATACTCACTCGATTATTTGAAAAACAAATCGGGTCCGATCTGGCATTGCCGGATTAGCGGAGAAGCGGCGCAGGAGGCCTGGTATTATGCCTATCGCGTCGACGGTCCCGCGCCACAAGCGGGTTACGATTATCACAACTTTGACTTCGCGAAAATCCTGCTCGATCCGTGTGCCCGCAGCGTTTTCTTTCCCGATGCGTTCAGCCGTGACGCTGCGATTCGCCCCGGCTCTAACGCTGGTCAGGCAGCCCTCGGTGTGCTTCCGACACGGATCTGCCCAATCGATTGGCAAGCCGACCGACCACCGCGACACTGCAACGATTTGGTGATCTACGAACTGCACGTCAAGGGATTCACACAGCACGAATCGTCGGGTGTATCTGACACCCATCGAGGAACCTTTCCTGGCATAATAGACAAAATACCTTATCTGGTCGAACTTGGCATTACCGCGGTTGAACTGATGCCGGTGTTCCAATTCGATCCTGACGAGAACAACTATTGGGGCTACATGCCACTAAATTTCTATTCGCCTCATCACGCCTATTCGACTTCACCCGAAGCGTGCGTGCAACAAACCGAGTTCTGTGAAATGGTTCGCTCGCTGCACGCGGTCGATATCGAGGTAATCCTGGACGTGGTTTATAACCATACTTGTGAAGGTGATCACCTTGGACCGATTTACAGTTTCAAAGGTATTGACAACAGTTCGGCGTACATGACAACCGGCAACCCGGACGCTCCGTTTGCGAACTACAGTGGCACGGGCAACACGTTACACACCGCAAACCGGTCGATGCGACGGTATATCGTCGACAGCCTTCGCTACTGGGACAAACATTTGCATGTCGACGGCTTCCGTTTCGACCTGGCATCCGTTTTCACTCGTAACTCGAACGGTTCGATCAACCTGGACGATCCGCCGATCATCAACGAGATCGGTACAAATGCTGACTTGATCAACAACCGTTTGATTGCCGAACCGTGGGACGCCGGCGGTGAGTTCCAACTGGGACAAAAATTCCCTGGTCAACGATGGATGCAGTGGAACGCCCACTACCGCGACACGCTGCAAAAGTTTGTTCGTGGCGATGGTGGACTTGTCGGCGATTTGATGACGCGGCTGTATGGCAGTGATGATCTTTTTCCGGATGACTTGATGCACGCGCTGCAACCAGTGCTGAGCGTCAACTACATCACGTCTCACGACGGTTTCACGCTCTACGATCTCGTATCCTACAACCAGAAACGCAACTGGGCCAATGGGGAAGAGAACCGGGACGGAGCCGACCAATCGAGTTGGAACTGCGGTTGGGAGGGCGACAAGGATGTGCCTCCAGAAATCACTCAGCTTCGCAAACAACAGATCCGCAATTTCTTTTGTCTGCTGATGCTGTCTAACGGAACGCCGATGTTCCGCATGGGCGATGAGTTCATGCAGACGCAAGGCGGCAACAACAACCCGTACAACCAAGACAACGAAACGAGTTGGCTGGACTGGGATATGCAAAGCAAAAACGAAGAAATGTTCCAATTTGTGAAGAACTTGATCGCGTTTCGTAAATTGCACCCATCGATCAGTCGTTCACGGTATTGGCGAGAGGATATCAAGTGGTACGGAACAGGTCGGCTCGTCGATATGTCATTCGAGTCGCGACAATTGGCGTACTGTCTTCACGGAGCCTCGCAAAACGATATAGACCTGTACGTCATGATCAACGCATCGCCACACCCCGTCCGTTTCGGAATCCAGGAAGGTACACCCGGAACCTGGCAACTCGCGATCGATACCTCAAGCAGCAGATCCTCCCAAGCAATAGACACCACAAGCTACGAAGTCGCCCCACGTTCCATCGTTGTCCTCACTACCTAG
- a CDS encoding CBS domain-containing protein has product MSNLSKTQKNHINRSADSKDGVSHVAATFLSSLDTIIRGDEERTLGSALSLVDSSHSAVFIFNNENKFQGLISPYRTIYLNNYPYTTKAAAIMFRPPSITKETPIYEVAEHMISTRVYTLPVFDNQGEPVGVIHAKVILQTILTDPALLSSISKLINPNDPITSPVNSLVGDVYQKLKKEGVSRIVLVDDKNKLVGIVSRGDLVKAFFKPTAKNRFANEGSAMGYNSFAGEKKFRKDEPVRKYYTASVGSLSENSSRDKIVSTLITSPHNSLVLVDKNNKPSGFLSIHDLLEAIARLKPKEDILLILKKPSDSVTDKELESAREYLILFGRKLKKRMVINKINVASEESKNANGQTIEFNTTVIVTPVAGKALVAVTKQRGFLDGIKEAIVLIEKQRRRSGLSKEETRKTQS; this is encoded by the coding sequence ATGTCAAATTTATCGAAAACACAAAAAAACCATATTAATCGCAGTGCTGATTCCAAAGACGGGGTTAGTCATGTAGCTGCCACCTTTCTCTCTTCTCTGGATACAATTATAAGAGGTGATGAGGAGAGAACTTTAGGAAGCGCCCTATCATTAGTTGACTCAAGCCACTCGGCGGTATTTATCTTCAACAATGAAAATAAATTTCAAGGATTGATATCTCCATATAGAACTATCTATTTAAATAACTACCCCTATACAACCAAGGCAGCAGCCATAATGTTTAGACCGCCTTCTATTACAAAGGAAACACCGATTTATGAGGTAGCTGAGCATATGATTTCCACCAGGGTATATACACTCCCTGTTTTTGATAACCAAGGAGAGCCAGTGGGTGTAATCCACGCGAAAGTTATACTGCAAACCATCCTGACTGATCCTGCCTTGTTGTCCTCAATCAGTAAACTAATAAATCCTAATGATCCTATTACCTCTCCAGTCAATTCCTTAGTGGGTGATGTCTACCAAAAGCTGAAAAAAGAAGGTGTTTCTCGAATTGTGCTGGTAGATGATAAAAATAAACTTGTCGGAATCGTCTCGCGTGGGGACCTCGTAAAGGCGTTCTTCAAACCAACTGCAAAAAACAGATTTGCAAATGAAGGATCAGCCATGGGTTATAATTCATTTGCAGGAGAAAAGAAATTCAGGAAAGATGAGCCTGTTCGCAAGTATTACACAGCTTCAGTCGGCAGTTTATCTGAAAATTCTTCAAGAGATAAGATTGTTTCTACGCTTATCACATCTCCCCATAACAGCCTTGTTCTTGTTGATAAAAATAATAAACCCAGCGGATTTTTGTCAATACATGATCTGTTAGAAGCAATCGCAAGACTTAAGCCCAAAGAAGACATCCTCTTGATTTTAAAAAAGCCGAGTGACTCAGTTACTGATAAAGAATTGGAGAGTGCGAGGGAATATTTAATTCTGTTTGGGAGAAAATTGAAAAAGAGAATGGTAATTAATAAAATTAACGTCGCATCTGAGGAGTCGAAAAATGCTAATGGACAAACAATAGAATTTAATACAACTGTCATTGTAACTCCTGTTGCCGGTAAAGCGTTAGTTGCAGTTACGAAACAACGAGGATTTCTGGATGGTATAAAGGAAGCAATTGTTTTAATTGAAAAACAACGTAGACGAAGCGGGCTTTCTAAAGAAGAAACAAGGAAAACGCAAAGTTGA
- the folK gene encoding 2-amino-4-hydroxy-6-hydroxymethyldihydropteridine diphosphokinase, producing the protein MTNVYLGLGSNLGNREKNLDDAIVRIGGCNEVRIRTRSGCYETEPLGGPQQPDYLNCVVELQTEIEPLQLLRMFKRIEHELGRRLGVRWGPRVIDIDILLFGDMVISYENLKIPHERMHERIFVLEPLSEISPELMHPVLKKNISELLYHCKVSKAS; encoded by the coding sequence ATGACAAATGTATATCTCGGACTTGGATCAAACCTTGGAAACAGGGAGAAGAATCTGGATGACGCCATTGTCAGGATAGGTGGGTGTAACGAAGTACGCATCCGAACCAGGTCCGGCTGCTATGAAACAGAGCCGCTTGGGGGACCGCAACAGCCCGATTATCTCAATTGCGTGGTGGAGTTACAGACAGAAATAGAACCGTTACAATTGTTGCGGATGTTTAAGAGGATTGAGCATGAGCTCGGAAGAAGGCTTGGTGTACGTTGGGGGCCAAGAGTCATAGATATTGATATACTCTTGTTTGGCGATATGGTGATAAGTTATGAAAACCTCAAGATTCCTCATGAACGTATGCATGAACGCATTTTTGTTTTAGAACCGTTGAGTGAAATATCGCCGGAACTTATGCACCCCGTCTTGAAAAAAAATATTTCTGAACTTTTATATCACTGTAAGGTTTCCAAAGCGTCATAA
- a CDS encoding LptF/LptG family permease: MILLKIDKYIIATFIPYFFVCMFAICGIYIVVDFLQNLDDFIEMGSRAFVMAGYYYAFMVPVVLSQLFPAITLISVSLVLLRFVKSNEIFAMQVAGICLYRILLPVFVISVILSFAAVANQELIIPRYAKKLKSVEQSTFVDKEKNNILVEDPDGHMLFRARTFNVADKKLESVFVIGRNEYGRKRFTISAEKGEWTEEKKWLLFNIVRYNYDENGSWIAPTIREEEYYLETALTPELLDKVDVNASLKSFKELKALREQEPENNLYGVMFHSRVAYPLTNFVLLFLGIPFVIGFERISRSVYLRVGISVLICSAFYVLTYLCVNLGNLGILHPILAAWLPVVIFGTFGLFLFDWIRL, encoded by the coding sequence ATGATTCTCCTTAAAATCGACAAATATATCATAGCGACTTTTATACCATATTTTTTTGTATGCATGTTTGCCATATGTGGTATTTATATTGTTGTAGATTTTCTTCAAAATCTTGATGATTTTATTGAAATGGGCTCTCGGGCATTCGTGATGGCTGGTTATTACTATGCATTTATGGTCCCGGTGGTTTTGTCTCAACTTTTTCCGGCTATTACCTTAATATCGGTAAGTTTGGTTCTTTTACGGTTTGTAAAAAGTAATGAGATCTTTGCTATGCAGGTAGCTGGTATCTGCCTGTACAGGATATTACTCCCTGTCTTTGTCATATCAGTTATTTTGTCATTTGCTGCGGTTGCTAATCAGGAACTGATTATTCCCAGATACGCTAAGAAGCTTAAGAGTGTTGAGCAGTCGACATTTGTTGATAAAGAGAAAAATAACATCCTTGTGGAAGACCCGGATGGCCACATGCTTTTCAGGGCAAGGACTTTTAATGTCGCAGATAAGAAACTTGAATCTGTTTTTGTTATCGGAAGAAACGAGTATGGAAGAAAGAGATTTACCATTAGTGCTGAAAAAGGAGAATGGACAGAAGAGAAAAAATGGCTGTTATTTAATATTGTTCGCTACAACTACGATGAAAACGGCAGCTGGATAGCGCCAACGATACGGGAGGAAGAATATTATCTGGAAACCGCATTAACGCCTGAACTTCTTGATAAGGTCGATGTCAATGCTTCACTGAAGAGCTTTAAGGAGTTAAAGGCCTTGCGTGAACAAGAACCTGAAAACAATCTATACGGCGTGATGTTCCACTCTCGAGTGGCATATCCGTTGACAAATTTTGTTTTACTATTCCTGGGGATTCCTTTTGTTATTGGTTTTGAGAGGATCAGCAGGAGTGTGTATTTGCGTGTAGGCATATCTGTCCTGATCTGTAGTGCATTTTATGTGTTGACCTATCTCTGTGTAAATCTCGGTAATCTGGGTATCCTTCATCCTATCCTGGCAGCCTGGTTACCGGTCGTTATTTTTGGGACTTTCGGGTTATTCCTGTTTGATTGGATTCGTCTCTAG
- a CDS encoding sugar transferase, whose protein sequence is MFSNFLKKEYQNLKPLLDYPVSVMGLFILTPVFIVVGIVIKLTSQGPVFYTQERVGRGGRLFEIIKFRTMYVDAESKTGPIWAGRNDPRITLFGRFLRKTHIDELPQLINVISGDMSIIGPRPERPFFVQEFKENIRGYARRLTIKPGITGLAQCCHKYDETIQDVRSKLSYDVLYIKKMCLLLDIKILLLTLKVSILGAVAQEPLRLHMTERSERAVPATAA, encoded by the coding sequence GTGTTTAGTAACTTTTTGAAAAAAGAATATCAGAATTTAAAGCCCTTGTTGGATTATCCTGTTTCGGTTATGGGTTTATTCATTTTAACCCCGGTATTTATTGTGGTTGGAATAGTAATAAAACTCACTTCACAAGGTCCGGTGTTCTATACCCAGGAAAGGGTCGGGAGGGGTGGTCGGCTGTTTGAAATAATTAAATTCAGGACAATGTACGTAGATGCTGAGTCAAAGACAGGGCCAATCTGGGCAGGACGCAATGATCCACGCATTACGCTATTTGGAAGATTTCTCAGGAAAACCCACATAGATGAACTTCCGCAACTCATTAATGTGATCAGTGGAGACATGAGTATTATTGGCCCCAGGCCAGAAAGACCATTTTTTGTACAAGAGTTTAAGGAAAATATTCGTGGCTATGCCAGGCGATTAACCATAAAACCTGGAATTACCGGTTTGGCTCAGTGTTGTCATAAATATGATGAAACGATACAAGATGTCCGGAGTAAGCTCAGTTATGATGTTCTTTATATAAAGAAGATGTGTTTGCTGTTAGACATCAAAATTCTCCTGCTGACATTGAAAGTAAGTATTTTGGGAGCAGTAGCGCAAGAACCTCTCAGGCTGCACATGACAGAGAGATCGGAAAGGGCTGTGCCGGCAACAGCAGCATAA